The region ACGACTGATCTCGCGCTCCAGCAATTCGCGCGACCTTCTCACCAGAATGCCTTCCGCTTCTAGGGGTTGCAACAGCTGCAGGATTCCGCCGACATCCTTGATGGTCGCGTCGCGCAGGGTGTTGAGCGTGCTTTCCACCACCATTGTGCCTATGCCCTCGTCGCTGAACAACTCCTGCAACAGCGCACCATCGGTGTGGCGGCTGACCAGATGCGTCCTTGCCACCCCCGCTTCGCAGGCGCGCACGGCACAGGGCAGGAACAGGCCGACATCGTCCGGAAGCTTGCGCTTGCCGGAAAGCAACTTGTTTGCCTCGGCGATGGTCAGCTCCTTCAGAAGTACGCCGTCCTTCCCGTGCACGCCATCCGTATCCGTCAGGAAAATCAGCTTGTCCGCGTCGAGTGCGACGGCAGTGGCAGTGGCAACGTCTTCCAGCGTCAGGTTGAAGACCTCTCCCGTAGGCGAATAACCCAGCGGCGACAGCAGCACTACTTCTCCGAATTCCATGCGATCTTGCAGTGCAGCGACATCCACCTTGCGTACGCAACCGGTGTGCATCAGATCCACGCCATTGATGACTCCAATGGGCTGTGCAGTAATAAAGTTGCCGCCCGCCACGCGTATATCGGCATTGGCCATGGGTGAATTCGCCAGACCCATCGACAGCAGGGCCTCGATCTCCACACGCACACGGCCCACGGCTTCCTTCACGCACTGCATGGTCTCGGCATCGGTGAGGCGGATGCCATGGTGATAACTGCCTTCGATATTGTTCTGCGCCAGTCTTTGTTCGATTTGCGGCCGTGCACCGTGCACCAGCACCAGCCGTATGCCCAGCGCTGCCAGCAAATTGAAGTCATGGGTCAATTCGAGGAACTTGCCATCCGCCACCACTTCACCGCCGAACGCGATGACAAACGTCTTGCCGCGAAACGCATTGACATAAGGCGCAACAGAACGGAACCACGCGACGAAATCGGGGGGAGAACTGGCGGGGGCGGTGGACATAGAGATCGGTTAATTCCTTAAAGTCGGTGAAGAAGCACAAAATTTAAGCAGAGGGATTATATTTCAAATCCCTGCGGGTGGCGGGACGTGTACTTTGGCGTTTCTGGCTTCAGATATTCCTTGTCCGGCAATTCGCCGAAAGTGATGCAATTACCGCTACTCACCATCGAGCAGCTTGCCGGCGATCGCCCAGTTCTCGTCCGGTAGTTCATCGAAAACGATGTGAGTGTACGACTTGGGTTTGTGCGCAATGCGTTCCAGGGTATCGGTGATCTCTTCGGCAATTTTGGCTTTTTGTTCGCGGCTGAGTATCCCCGCAATACGTATATTGACATAAGGCATGG is a window of Sideroxydans sp. CL21 DNA encoding:
- the argA gene encoding amino-acid N-acetyltransferase, which encodes MSTAPASSPPDFVAWFRSVAPYVNAFRGKTFVIAFGGEVVADGKFLELTHDFNLLAALGIRLVLVHGARPQIEQRLAQNNIEGSYHHGIRLTDAETMQCVKEAVGRVRVEIEALLSMGLANSPMANADIRVAGGNFITAQPIGVINGVDLMHTGCVRKVDVAALQDRMEFGEVVLLSPLGYSPTGEVFNLTLEDVATATAVALDADKLIFLTDTDGVHGKDGVLLKELTIAEANKLLSGKRKLPDDVGLFLPCAVRACEAGVARTHLVSRHTDGALLQELFSDEGIGTMVVESTLNTLRDATIKDVGGILQLLQPLEAEGILVRRSRELLEREISRFVVLEHGHRIIGCAALYPFADEKAGELACLAVQPAARDHGYGDVLLKHIAARAKSMRLQKLFVLTTRTAHWFIERGFKEVDVEQLPAQKKTLYNYQRRSKVFVLALR
- a CDS encoding 4-oxalocrotonate tautomerase family protein codes for the protein MPYVNIRIAGILSREQKAKIAEEITDTLERIAHKPKSYTHIVFDELPDENWAIAGKLLDGE